The sequence TCTGTCCGCCGGAGCAGCTGCCGCTCATCGACAAGATCATCAGCCGGGTGAAAGCGGAATGGGAGTGATGGATCGCGTTGCCCCGGAGCCGGTCCTCTCGCAGGCGCTCGTCGCCCAGCTCCTGGCCAGCGAGGAGCTGCCTTTGCGGCAGAACGCCTGGCCAGCGGCGACCGCCGCGGTGATTATCCGCCGCGGCGCCATCGTCGCCAGCCATATCGAGCGCCACCTTTCCTGCACCCGCACCATGGACCGGGCGCGCCGGCTCATCGACGCCTGTGAGGAGCGGGGGGAATCGTTTCCCAGCGGCATGGTGGTGATTGCCGACGAGGTCAGGGCCAGCCAGGGCCGTTTTCACCGCGCCTGGTATGCTCCCCGGGGAGGGCTCTGGCTGACCCTGGTGCTGGTGGACACCCTGATCCCCTCCCTGAGCCATCTCTACCCCCTCGCCGCCGGCGTGGCCTGTTGCGAGGCCCTCCAAAGCTACGGCCTGCCGGCGCGGGTCAAGTGGGTCAATGACGTGCTGCTGCACGGCCGCAAGGTCGCCGGCATCCTGACCGAGGCCCACATGGGTCGGTCCGGCGAGCGCTACATTCTCCTGGGGATCGGCATCAACGCCAACAACGCCGTCTTTCCCCCGGAGCTGACTGACCGGGCTGTGGCCATGGCCCAGGTGCTGCCGGCCCCCGTTGACCTCGAGCTCCTGGCCGCCCGCCTCTGTGTCAAGCTCACCTGGAATCTCGGCCTGCTGCTCCAGGAGGAGGAGCGGCTTCTGGCCAGCGACCAGGGGCCGGAGGCAGCCTTGGCGCAGGGCCATGCCCTCTTGACGGCTTGGCTGGCGGTGAGCGACACAGTCGGCCGCCGGGTGCTGTTCGGTTACGACGTTGTGGAGCGGCCCGAATACGAGGCCAGGGTCCTGGGCCTTGACGTCCATGGCTTCCTGCGACTGGCCCCTCTGCCAGGCGGGCCGCCCCGTACTGAGACGGCCGGCGAGATCATCTATCTGGACTGAGAGGAGTCGGGGAGCATCCCCGGGATCTCGTGGCAGCCGCGGGCGCCACGGCGCAAGGACGGCCCGAGGGGGCCGATGACCGAGGGAGGCGGGGCCTACCCGGCGGATCCGGCGGGCGGCCAGGATCACCAGCGGGGGGCGGCAGCCGTCCCCACTGGCTCAGGACGAGAGAGAAAACGCGAAAGAGGCCTCCAACCTGCGGGCTGGAGGC comes from Thermodesulfobacteriota bacterium and encodes:
- a CDS encoding biotin--[acetyl-CoA-carboxylase] ligase, which codes for MDRVAPEPVLSQALVAQLLASEELPLRQNAWPAATAAVIIRRGAIVASHIERHLSCTRTMDRARRLIDACEERGESFPSGMVVIADEVRASQGRFHRAWYAPRGGLWLTLVLVDTLIPSLSHLYPLAAGVACCEALQSYGLPARVKWVNDVLLHGRKVAGILTEAHMGRSGERYILLGIGINANNAVFPPELTDRAVAMAQVLPAPVDLELLAARLCVKLTWNLGLLLQEEERLLASDQGPEAALAQGHALLTAWLAVSDTVGRRVLFGYDVVERPEYEARVLGLDVHGFLRLAPLPGGPPRTETAGEIIYLD